The Lampris incognitus isolate fLamInc1 chromosome 15, fLamInc1.hap2, whole genome shotgun sequence genomic interval CCATCTGACTTGTCTCTCCCTTTGTGTTCCTTGTTCTTCATCTCCCACACTCATTCCGACTGGACCTTGTTCTTCTCTCTCAGGTACCTGAACTGGTTCCATCTGGATTACAGTAGGTGTTCCACGGCAAGTATTTTGCTCCATTCTAGGTTGTTCAAGGTAGGTATTTGTTCTGTTCTGTGTGTTGGTATTCTTAACCAGTAACCTCCTGTGCTCGACTCCTCCTCAGAGTCGTCCCCAGAATTATCACTGTCCtcagtctggttttgtgtgttagCCACTCCTCGTTGTCTGTTGTTTTGTCTTGGTCTTTCCTCAGATGTTGCATTGGTGGATTGTGGAGGGATCTCCAGAGGTAGGTCATTAACTAGAAGTAGCAGATTACGGTGCAGTGTCCTGGTTTTCTGCTTGTTTCCAGCTTCTTGGTAGACTATGTAGACTGGGTTCTCAGCCACCTGCTCTTTCACTATGTAAATGGCTTTTTACCAGTATGGCCGTAACTTGCCGGGCCCCCTCGCTCACCAAGGTTCCTCACCGGCCAGCAGTACTGGTTGCGCTCATTGGTAtctcgggcctcgaccgatccggtatggaaatctgatttatgatcggcatatttgatttggcaaagtttttttGCCGGATGCCctgcctgacgcaaccctccccacttacctgggcttgggaccagcattaagaatgcactggcttgttcaTCCTCAGTGGCCGGGTTTTGTTTAGTATTGAGGAAGGAAAATGTAAAGCTTTATTTGAGTTTTTAAAAGAAACTGGGTTAATGAAGAGAATTTAGGATTCTCCCAATCCTAGTGGGAAAAGGGAACACTGGCCCACACTCCAGCatagtaggtggcggtaatgcaccttaAACGCTAGTTGTCACTCGCCCTgacacacgaagaagaagaagcagcagaagaagaagaagcagcagaagaaggAGGACGAACGAAGAACAAGAACAAGGAGAAAAACAAGAAGCAAAAATGTACGTCTAGGCGAATTCCGCAAAAGTTGTGCTAGATTGGATCAGCGGGAGGGACGCTCTCCTCCAACCAAAATCCAACTTGAGCCGACGCCGCGTATCTTTGCGTACCCTCTGATTGGCTAATCTTAACCCCGCCCTAattttaaccaatcagaggccgaTTTCGCAGCACGGCGTCCTCAACGCTGATCCAATCTAGCGCCAGCTATTCCATAACCGGGCGACCCTCTTTCACTTCCCCTTGGTGGGAGACAAACAACAACTGTTCACGTCACCTAgtgtcaccccccctcccctccccccggctCCTCTGTCACCTGCGTTATCAGATGTTGACGGCGGTGATTGTCGCCGCCGTAGTCGGCGGGGGAGTCCTGCTCATAGTGCGCCGCCTGTTCCCCTCGCGGAAAGCCGTGCGGCTGCTCGGGTACCCGGCTGCCGCGATGCAGGGCAAGACCGTCATTGTGACCGGAGCCAACAGCGGCATCGGCAAGGCCGTGGCCGGGGAGCTGCTGAAACTGCAGGCCCGGGTCATCATGGCCTGCCGAGACCGACGCGGTGCCGAAGAAGCGGCCAGGGATCTGAGGGAACTGGCGGGACCGGACCACGGCGAGCTGGTGTTGAAGCATTTGGACCTCGCGTCACTTACGTCTGTCCGTCGTTTCTGTGAGGAAATCAGCAAGGTAAGTTAGGTAGGGACGAGGTGTTTTGGCAACACTGttgtgtattggatcgagcactcggtgctcgattgtgttggactgtcaccactactgagttctgtaatacactggtcgagcctagtagtgtgtgatgtctccgtcagtaaagatcagacttgtgccgcatcctcgtctccgtgtgcttatatataatagtgattaagttagtaacccacgaatagtaacactacaatagtgtacataagagaagtcacaacaactGTCTCCTTCAATGGCGTTTGTCAGTGGCTGGCTTCTAGTTCAGTCCAGTCATCGCCTAGGTTAGGAGGACAATGCAAAAGCACACTGTCACCTCTCCTGACCTGGCTGTGCATTTTGCATAGATTGTGCTGCAGTGTCAAGGGATAGTGCTGCCCCTCAACCTAATATCAACAAAACTCGAAATGAGACACTATAAGGCCAACCTTCAATGCTTAACTCGGGGTAGAAATGAATACCACCTTAACTGGTAAAGTTGGACGTAACGTGGTTTATGTTACACTGCACTATAGAACGTAACTAACCATATTTCTGAGGCCTCGTCCTGTACTCAACATTGCCTTATCACTGTATCCTTTTCAACAACAAGCAACAAGAAGTCTTGTGACCTTTGGAACTTGCCAGCCATTAGGACCTGCCCTTGGGTACAAAGTAAATGCCCAGCTATATTGCTATGCCTTACACAACATCCCTCACGTGCAGTACTTCACACTACAAGCTCATCAAAACACTTATACCCAAATGTATGCCAGTTAGTGTGTGCGTCACGTAATTCTACATAGTtggcactgtaaaaaaaaaagattttaacagGTTTTAATCTGTCTGGTTCTGTTAGGAGGAGTCCAAAATCGACGTGCTCATCAATAACGCAGGCGTTTACCAGTGTCCCTACACCAAGACTGAAGACGGCTTTGAAATGCAAGTAGGGGTCAATCATCTCGGCCACTTCCTCCTCACCAACCTCCTTGTGGACACCCTGAAGAGCTCTGCGCCGAGCCGTATCGTGATAGTCTCCTCAAAGCTGTACAAGTATGGCGAGATAAACTTTGATGACTTGAACAGTGAAAAAAGCTACGACAAGGCCTTCTGCTACAGTCAGAGCAAGCTGGCCAACCTCCTGTTTACACTAGAATTGGCCCGCCGTCTGGATGGTACAGGGGTCACAGTCAACGCCCTTACCCCAGGCATTGTGAGGACAAGACTGGGCCGGCATGTTCACATCCCTTTCCTGGCAAAGCCTCTGTTCCACCTGGCCTCGCTGGCTTTCTTTAAAAGCCCACTGGAGGGAGCCCAGACCCCCTTGTACCTGGCTTGCTCCCCTGATGTGGAGGGTGTGTCAGGGAAGTGCTTTGCAAACTGTGAAGAGGAGGCGCTGTTGGCCAAAGCCACTGATGTCCAGGCAGCCAAGAGACTGTGGGACCTAAGTGAGAGAATGGTTGGGCTCAACAACtgagcagaccccccccccccaaccactatGCTATGGACTGTATTTTAGGGATGGCCTGGCACAAGAGGTAGCAACAGAGACACTGAATCCCTTACCAGCTCCAAACATGTTCTGCGCTGATAACCTACCAGCAGGGAGAGATGAAAAGCAAATTATCACCCTAAGTAATCAACACAGTATAACAAAAACATCTCCATCTATAAAAAGGTACTGTAGAAAAGATGCCCATACCCATACGGACATCTTTTCCAAGAGGAAGGTTGTTGTTTTCTGCTTTATCCAAATGGTGTGGCTAAATAAAGTATGTTCATTGTTCGTGTGTGAGAGTGTATATTGTGAGTCTCACATTTTGTTATTCTGCAGATGCACAATGAAGTGGGGTTTAATAGGGAAACACTAGCAGATTATACCATCCCTTCTGTTTCACACATGTATCCTCAGATAATTGGGATGAAATCAAATATGTTCTAAATtacaaaatagtttttttttggttgtgttGCAGCTTGTTGACACGTGGTTAATGAACCAACTGAACGGGTTGTTACGTACATAGTCATTGCTCTAAACAGCTAAAAAGTAAAAATGTCTTTCTTTGTAATGCCACAAACCATGAAGAAAGATAATACTAGCAGGTCTGGGCTGTGTGCATCTATAGGCGTCCTGGACCATTCTGTGTTTTCTTTACCAGAAATGCTCCGACAAGACGTGACAAAACCTCAGGAGATACAAGTAGTCAGATTAATGCATCTGCTGTAAGAAGTCCTGCGGTGGAGTGAAAGAACAGATTGCAGCCTGTTTCAGCATTTTTATTTGAATAGCTGGGTTTGCGTATATAGTGTCTAATCGTGTCATTCGCTGTGTGAACCCGGAGCGGGTGAGCGGTGGTTTTTCCGGCTCCCCTCCTCCGACGCGTTTGAAGTTTAAACGTCCTACAGGTTAATATGAAGACGCATTACTGCTGCTACCTCGTCTGGGTGGATGTTTTATCCTAAGTAAAACGCCTCTATCCTCAaccgtgggcggcacggtggcccagtggttagcactgtcgcctcacagcaagaaggtttcaGGGTACGAGCCCCggcgttgtccaaccttaggggtcatcccaggtcctcgtctgtgtggagtttgcatgttctccccgtgtctgcagtggggtttctccgggtgctccagtttcctcccaccatcaaaaagacatgcatgttagggttagtactcctgtccctgcccctgagcaaggcaatggaaagaagaactggagttgatccccgagtgctgcactgcggctgcccactgctcctggctacacagctaggacgggtaatgcagagaaagaattgccccacggggatcaataaaagtagtaaaaaaaaaacataagggAGGGCTGACTAAAGCTGGGGCAGTCACGTCAATATGAAATTTAAACTGCGCATCAGGTGCCACAAAAAAGTCAACAAGTCTAAAATGACTTGCCCACTGGCTGAATAACTGCCTACATATTCACTAAGCTGCCATACTGAATTCCACCGGTATCTGCTGTGTGCTGTGAATATTCAATGTAGAGTATTTCTTGTATACTATATAGTGGCTTCAGAAAGAcccccttcactttttgcacattttattgtgttgtagatttaattttccATTTTCCTACATCAATTTACactcaataacccataatgacaaaccgaaaacatgtttttagacatttttgcaaatttattacgcAAAAATTGAAATCTCTCTTTACCTCAAGTATTCAGACCATTTCCCCCCGGCACTACAAATTGTGGTCGGGGCATCCTGTTTGCTTTAATTATCCTTGAGCGGTGTCTAGAACTTGGTGGGAGTCCACCTGTGGCAAATTGAATTGATTGGACATATTTTAGAAaggcatccatccatctgtttgtGTGTAAGGTCCCACATTTCACACTGCATGTCAGGCCAAAAACCAAGCCACGAAGTTGAAGGAAGACCTACACAATGAAATTGTGTCAAGGCATAGATCAGGGCAAGGGTATAAAACATGTAAAGGTACAGGGCTTTGAGTGTTCCCAGGAGCACAGTGGCCTGGATAATTGTGAAATGGAAGAATTCAACTAGAGTTTGCCATCTAGCCAAACTGAGTAACCCGGCAAGAAGGTCCATTGCCAGGGAGGTGATGAAGAACCCAACGGTCATTCTAACAGAGCTTTGGGAGAACCTGCCAGAAGGATGACCATCtcagcagcactccaccaatcaggcctgtaTGGTGGAGTGGCTAGACAGAGGCCATTCTTGAGAGGCATAttacagcctgcttggagtttgccaaacaGCATTTAAAGGACTATTCTCTGCTCTGATGAGACAAAAATTGAGCTCTTTTGGCAGAACTCTAAGCTCTATGTCTGGCGAACACCAGCGCTGCTCATCACctggctaataccatccctatggGGAAACTTGTCGGGAATTCAGGGAAGGATGATGCAGCCAAATGCAGAAaggtccttgaagaaaacctgTTCCAGATTGCActtgacctcagacaggggtgacGGTTTACCTTTCAGCACAacaatgacctgaagcatacagccaagacaatgctGGAGTGGAATCGGGACAAGTCACTGAGTGTCCTTCAGTGGccctgaaccccattgaacatctgtgTAGAAACCTGAAGATGGCAGTCCAGACGCTTCCCAACCAATCTGACAGAGCTTGAGAAAATCAGCCAGGAAGAATGGGATAGACTGCCCAAGTCCAGCTGTGCAAAGCTTGTGGAGACTTACCCAAGAAGACTCgaagctgtaatcactgccaaaagGGGcttaagggtctgaatacttgTATAAAAGAGATTTCagtttgatttttaataaatttgcaagaaAATCTGAAAACGTGTTCTCACTTTATCATTGAGTTATGGAGTGTAGATCGATaggcaaaaatggcaattttatccatgtaaactccacatcacaaagtgtgcaaaaagtgaaggggtctgaatactttacGGAGCCGTTGTACATGGTATGGCTGTTGTAGCCATGTAAATTTGAACTTGGGCTGTAATTatatcactttttcactgccAATACTGATCCGATCCATTagttttgctgaacagtgcagaatGTAGAAAATTAGTTTGGTGTCAGTTGGCGAAATAAAAgacagactccccccccccctgccccaccATTAAAGAAATGCAGGCTTCCA includes:
- the rdh14b gene encoding retinol dehydrogenase 14b, producing the protein MLTAVIVAAVVGGGVLLIVRRLFPSRKAVRLLGYPAAAMQGKTVIVTGANSGIGKAVAGELLKLQARVIMACRDRRGAEEAARDLRELAGPDHGELVLKHLDLASLTSVRRFCEEISKEESKIDVLINNAGVYQCPYTKTEDGFEMQVGVNHLGHFLLTNLLVDTLKSSAPSRIVIVSSKLYKYGEINFDDLNSEKSYDKAFCYSQSKLANLLFTLELARRLDGTGVTVNALTPGIVRTRLGRHVHIPFLAKPLFHLASLAFFKSPLEGAQTPLYLACSPDVEGVSGKCFANCEEEALLAKATDVQAAKRLWDLSERMVGLNN